From Gloeomargarita sp. SKYB120:
AACGGTCACCAATTCTAGGTTCTTGGCGCGCAGGGTCGCAATCACAGCCGCCAGCGCCTCCACCGTACTCCCGAAAATGTCGTGCATCAGGATAATGGAACCGGGTTGCGCTTGCTGCTGGACGATTTGGATGATGCGCTGGGGGTTGCGGTGTTGCCAGTCGCGGGTATCTACATCCCACATCAGCAGGGTCAGACCCAACTCAGCAGCCCAACTAGCGGTCTTGAAGTCGTAGTGACCAAAGGGAGGACGCAAATAGCGAGGTTGGACGCCCGCGAGACGGCAGACCAGCGCTTGGGTGGTGGCAACCTCCTGGCGGAACTGGGCAGCGTCTAACAAAGTCAGCCTTACGTGATGGGTCGTGTGGTTGCCAATTTCGTGCCCCTCAGCCTGGATCCGGCGCAGGACACCTGGATGCTGACGCGCCATGCGTCCCTGGACGAAAAACGTAGCCAGCGCTCCCTCCTGGCGCAGGATGTCCAAGATGCGGGGCGTGTAGCGGCCATGGGGACCATCATCAAACGACAGGGCGACTTGGGATTTGCGCCGACTCCCCCGGTAGATGACTTGGGCGGCAATGGGAGATAAGGGCGTTTCACACGAAAGCGGGGGTTCTTCGACGGGTCTCACCACCACCTTTTGACTGTGATAGGCAATGGGTTTGCCTTCACGCCAGGCCTGCACCCGCAAGAGCCGTTCCCCCGGCGTGACCCTGCGTTTGAACCAGCGATATTCTGGCTGCGGCCCAGGCCGTTCTCCCCAAGGTTCCCGGTCGAGCCACACCGCCACCCGGTCAGCCCCGGCAACACGCACCACCAATTCGTGGCCTCCCGGTCGAGTCAGCAACTGGGCCTGTACCGGTTCGCCCTGATTCGGTTGGTGCAGCAGGGTTGGGGGCGCCTGACGGAGAGCGGTCAACACCTGCTGGGCTAGGCGGGACAACCCTTGACAGTCATCGCCAGCGCTCCAAGCCGGCATGGCAATTGCCAGTAAATAGCGCTCCTGACCAGCGATAATCACCCCGCTATCCACACAGTGCCGGTGCAGCACCCAGCCCGGTTTGTGGCAAATCCGCGGCGTCTGTCTGAGAGCTGCTTGAGCGCCGGCGGCAAAAAAGGACGGTTCAGCCTGGCACAGGGATGCTGTCAAACGGGCTATATCTGCGTCGGCGATGCGAAATTGCTCCGCCGAGGACAATTCACGGTGCAATACCACCCGCCGGATGGCCTCCGTCAGTTCAAAAAGATTCGCACAATTGCCCCGTCTCGGACAGCGGTTCCAACCTTGGGCGGACCGACGCGGCAGCGTTTTCCGGCGATGGCCCTCCTGCAGGGTCAAGGGGGGACTGGTATAGACGTTCAACCCGCTGTACCCCCGCTGCAAGGTGGTGGTGGGAAAGCCCCGCTCCGGCGTTAAAAAGTGGTGATTCAGCCAATCCAACCCCACCAACTGCAGGGTCAGGTCGTAGTCCAGGTTCGAGCTTTCCCGAATCGAACGGTCCAGGATGACCATCAACCGGTCTTGTAGTTGGGGAAAGGCCACCGTCACGTCGCCGCTAAAGCCTTGACGATGGACCCACTCCAAGGCGGCGATTGCCGGAAGCACCTTGACGGTGGAGGCCGGCCAAAAGTCCTGGCTGAAGGCACCCAACCCCGCTTCGTAAAAGGCATAGGCTGGCCCAGCCACCCCGGGCGCAATCCGCGCGGCGTATACGGCCGTTTCTCGGGGTAACCGCACGCCCCGGCGCCGAAACCATTGGGGCAAGAACTCGCGGTCTATCACCCGCTGCACCGACCAGGCCCAGGAAACTGGCGGCGTTGGTCGCGTTACCAGCGGCGCCCTTAGGGATTTCGCTTTGGCGATGGGTGAGGTCTGAGCGCTGTGCCACCACCAGCCCCCCGCCATCAGGGCAACCCATCCCAATCCCATCACCGTTGCCCATCGCCGGCGCAGGGATGGCTGCTTTTGTCCTGTCTCCAAGCACACCCGCAGGTGTATCTCCCGTGACCCAACCTGTCCAGTCAACTGTCGCTGCCATTGCCGGCGCTGGCGCTCGGTCAACGTTGGTGCCGTCACAGTCACTTCCACCTGCAGCGCCGACGGTTTGGATTGATAGGTGACCTGTTGAACCCCTGTTCCGATAAGGCGCGCGATAACTCGTTGCAGTCGCTGGATGGGTCGGTCGTCGTCCCGCATGGAGCGGCCTCACACGTGGTTTCCATGCTAGCCCAGGAACGTCACTGGTCTGCCACAAAGGCGCTCACATCCGCCAGCAGTTGGGGCAAACCAATTTGGGTGCTTACTTGCACCTGGGGATGACAAACCGTGACCAGCACCTGGGCTGCGAAGGGATGAGGCCAAACATTCGGGTTGCAAAAAAACTCCAAGCGCACCGTATCGCAGTGGACAAAGTTCAGCTCCGGTCGCGGTGGAGGAATCGCTTGCCGCCAGGATTGCCGCAGGGCCTGCAACTGCTCGAGCAACTCCCGCGCAACGTCCCTCGTCAAGGCCACCCGCAGGGTTCCGTCGGGCACGTGCAAGGTCAGCATGGGGCGCGGCTAAACAACCGGTAGTACAACAGGGTCATCCCTTCCTTCAGGGGGTACAGGATGTAGGTCAACGGATTGACCGTCACCACAATGTCCCGAAAATCCCGCTTAGCCAGAAACAGGATCGCTCGGGCGACAAACTGCGGCGACATGACCCCAAACGGGTTCAGCCGGCTTTTGAACGGCCCGAGAACGATCTTGCGTATCACACAGACATTATCCAACCGCTTGAGGGTCACCAGGTTGCCGATCAAGCGCTTGCTCAACTCATACAGGGGGCTAAAGGCCGGTGAGACCTCCGTTTCCGAAGTGTTAATCCACAGTTCCTTCGTGGCTTTGGCTTCGGGACCGGTGACCGTGCGGAAAAACAATTCCATCAGCCGCAGCACCGACAGCGTGTTCACCTGGAGCGACGTTTCAATTGCGGCAAAATCCCGCCGCCGGTACACATTCAATCCATGATTGATGATGAGAATATCCAGCGTTTCGAGCACTGGTAACAGCTCAGATTCCCGGTGAATTTGCCAGCCCACTACCGTTAGCTCGGGACAGTTTTGCAGGCTTTCGGGATGGGTGGTCAAGGCCGTGACGTGGGCCCCGGACTTCAGCAGTTCGCGACATAGGGCCTGTCCCAGCGCGCCGGATGCGCCCGTGACTCCCACCTTTTTGCCCTTGAGAGAAAGAGCCGTCCCCAGCACCTTATCCACCAACGGCAACACCCCGCTGTAGTAGGCATTGACATTATCAAAGTGATGCCGCCAGTGGTAGGTACGATTCACCCGCCAGGCGCTGGGCAGTTCGACCAGGGGTCCGGGCTGATGGTTGTAGTCTGTATCTCCCGTGGCCCAGAGATAACGTCGAGTCGCGCCCGCCAGAAATGCCCCCGCATAGACCACTCCCGCCCACACCCCAGTCCAGCCAGTAACCACAGCCACCGCCAGCATGAAGACCAGCAGGATGACCGAC
This genomic window contains:
- a CDS encoding polysaccharide deacetylase family protein; amino-acid sequence: MRDDDRPIQRLQRVIARLIGTGVQQVTYQSKPSALQVEVTVTAPTLTERQRRQWQRQLTGQVGSREIHLRVCLETGQKQPSLRRRWATVMGLGWVALMAGGWWWHSAQTSPIAKAKSLRAPLVTRPTPPVSWAWSVQRVIDREFLPQWFRRRGVRLPRETAVYAARIAPGVAGPAYAFYEAGLGAFSQDFWPASTVKVLPAIAALEWVHRQGFSGDVTVAFPQLQDRLMVILDRSIRESSNLDYDLTLQLVGLDWLNHHFLTPERGFPTTTLQRGYSGLNVYTSPPLTLQEGHRRKTLPRRSAQGWNRCPRRGNCANLFELTEAIRRVVLHRELSSAEQFRIADADIARLTASLCQAEPSFFAAGAQAALRQTPRICHKPGWVLHRHCVDSGVIIAGQERYLLAIAMPAWSAGDDCQGLSRLAQQVLTALRQAPPTLLHQPNQGEPVQAQLLTRPGGHELVVRVAGADRVAVWLDREPWGERPGPQPEYRWFKRRVTPGERLLRVQAWREGKPIAYHSQKVVVRPVEEPPLSCETPLSPIAAQVIYRGSRRKSQVALSFDDGPHGRYTPRILDILRQEGALATFFVQGRMARQHPGVLRRIQAEGHEIGNHTTHHVRLTLLDAAQFRQEVATTQALVCRLAGVQPRYLRPPFGHYDFKTASWAAELGLTLLMWDVDTRDWQHRNPQRIIQIVQQQAQPGSIILMHDIFGSTVEALAAVIATLRAKNLELVTVGQLLAPGEPITRR
- a CDS encoding bifunctional sterol desaturase/short chain dehydrogenase — its product is MEQDMGVEGLAFVLTAVGSLVLVEILRDTYHVLCHHLPALARWHNRHHAAYRRDLSIVSIAAFRQSQLYHDMTESVILLVFMLAVAVVTGWTGVWAGVVYAGAFLAGATRRYLWATGDTDYNHQPGPLVELPSAWRVNRTYHWRHHFDNVNAYYSGVLPLVDKVLGTALSLKGKKVGVTGASGALGQALCRELLKSGAHVTALTTHPESLQNCPELTVVGWQIHRESELLPVLETLDILIINHGLNVYRRRDFAAIETSLQVNTLSVLRLMELFFRTVTGPEAKATKELWINTSETEVSPAFSPLYELSKRLIGNLVTLKRLDNVCVIRKIVLGPFKSRLNPFGVMSPQFVARAILFLAKRDFRDIVVTVNPLTYILYPLKEGMTLLYYRLFSRAPC